The sequence TTGCAGGGGTGTGCACACCCCAGGTAGCCATGGCATGAGCAGGGCCAGGGTGCTCATGCAGGGGCTGGCTCTTTGGGGGTGGCAGGAGCCGGCTCTTTGGGGGTGGCGGGAGCCCGAACCAGTCAGGACGTCCGCAgacctgggtgctgctggggtcCTCCTGCGGAGGAGTGGCTGCAAtgaccctgcagcagctccagcttgGGGCTGTTGGGGCATGGTGAAGggaaactgaaagcaaatttcCTGGGAAGCCGAGCTTTCCAGTGGCTTCCCTTGGCACCCAGGCTGCCACCCTGCATGGAGGTGGCTGCAGGATGCCACGTCTGGGCTTCCTGGCGGGCTTGCTGCTGATTTCTAAGCTGAGCAGCCGAAGGCTGGTAGtaccccggggcagggggggggaaAGTCTGGGCCTTtccctgggctggcaggagggatagactgggcaggagcaggcaggagtcGTGCCGCATGTTGTGCTTGTGTCGTCATTGTCCCATGTGCATGGCGAGCCACTCTTCCTCATTTCCCGAGGGGCGCGGGTatgggggtccccagggagcGTGGTATCGCACCCCTGTGCCCTCGCTGTACAGCAGTATGGCTGTCTAATAAAGATGGGCTGTATcatgcctgcctgcctctgagTCTCCCTTCAACCCATGGCACCACGCGGCCCCCGTGGACCTGGGGGACCGAGGAAACTGGACCAGCTGGTGCCTGCGACGGCGGCGGCAGAAGGCTGCGAGGTGCCTgccggctgctgctgccggaCTGGGAGCTCCCCGGAACTCAGTCCCGGCCGGGCGGGCACcgcggggtgggggtgggggggggacaggggctATATTTATCCCTGGGAGGGCAGCGCCCCGTCCTGCCTGACCTCTGCGGCAGGCAGGGCCCTGGCTGGGGCGGCGGGGGCTATCGCAGTGccgcagggctgggctggcggCGGCGATAAGCGGGAGCGGGACGTCTCGCCTCGGCTTTggggattccccccccccctttcgCCCCCAGCCCGGGAGTTCGTCCCGCACCACCGACACCTCCCCGTCTCCGGCTCTGCAGGGGGGCGATTGTGGGGCAGGGAGccgcgggggtggggggaggcgggggaCACGCAGGTTCGtgcagcctggggctgggcaccGGGGCCCGGGAGGGAAGACACCGGGGCATGCAGTCGCGGGGTGCGGGCGGGCGTGCAGTCCCGGCGTCGGGGAGGGCGCGCAGGAGCCCGGCGGTGCCGGCgcgggggcggggagcggggcggagcggagcggtgCCGGGGCCCGGCTGGCGGCGGctggcggcggcgcgggggccCGGAacgggccggggccggcgggccCAGGGCAGGTGAGCGGGCGCGGGGAcccgggcggcgcggcgggcagggcggcgggggcggTACGGCGGCTGCGCGGACagcggggccgcggccgcccTGGAGCCGCCTGTCCCGGGGCCGAGCGGCGCCGGCAGCGCCCGGTATTGCCCCGGCACGGCCCCTGGCTCGCCCCCGCGTGTCCCTCGCCCTGCACGTGTGTTTTCCCTTGCGTGCCCCCACGCGTCGCCCGCGCGTGTCCTCCGCGTGTCCTCCGCTTTTGCCCTTGCATTTCCCCTGCATTGCCCAGCGTTTCTCCGTGCATCTCCTTGCAttaacaccccaccccccagaCACTGCCGCTGCGttgctccctgccccccccccccggctcaaGACCAGTCCCAGCACCCCACTACCTTGCTAGCCCCATGGCTCTCACTGCCCCCCCTGTCCGAGTGCCCCCCCAGGGCCCAGGTGCCTCTGGGGGGACCCAGTGCACTGTTACCCCCCTTGCCCAGGGCATTGCCAGGCCCTGCAAGTGGATCCTGGCCTGGTGTTCGTGTCCATACCTGTGCAAAGCTGGCCCTGCTTGCACGCATGGCTGCATGTGTATTGCGTGCAGCGTGTTCCATGTGTCCATGGCCAGCGGTGCTTGCTTCTGCCCCCAtgagtgccccccccccccccccccccccccccgctcagCCATCCCTCTGTCGGTCCCTTCTTGCAGCCGTACCTGACAGCCCATTCTGAGACCTTGCTCCAGcccctcttctctccacagCCAGgatggtggtgctggggggctACTGTGAGGGCAACAGCTCCATCGCCCAGGCCTGGGTACAGCAGGGCTTCCAGCCCTGCTTCTTCTTCACACTGGTGCCAGCCGTGCTGCTGAgcatctgcctgctgctgggtgcCCTGCAGTATGCCTGCTACGTCCGCTTCGGCCGTGCCATGGAGCCCAAGTACATCCCCCGCTCCCGCCTCTACCGCGGCCAGAtcctgctgtccctgctcctGGCCCTGCAGCCCTTCGGCGGGCTGCTGTGGCAAGTGGGGGGCCTGGGACGGCTCTACGGGTACATGTTGCTGCACGCCTGCCTCTGGGCCCTCAGCTGGGGCTGCGCCATCgccctcctgcagctggagcatACACAAGTGCTGGCGCACGACCGGACCCGGGGCCACGGCAccgtcctcctcctcttctgggCGCTGGCCTTCGCTGCTGAGAACCTGACCCTGGTGTGCTGGAGGAGCCCGCTGTGGTGGTGGGCGCTGGAGGACACCAACCAGAAGGTGGGCTGTGGGGCCTGTGGGCAGGGAAGAGGTACAGGGCCctttgctgggggaagggagggctgcagcatcactgtgctggggtggggtgtgCATGCCGCGTCCAGGGCATGCACGATCCCAGGTTGCACCCACACATCTGCCACATGTCTTGGTCCTGAGTCCAGCTATCGCGCATCTCTCCATGCCCCCAtccagctcagctcctgcttcttcctGGCCCAGCCCCAGGTGCAGAGGCGGGAGGTGTCTGcctgctccccacagccttTTACCACCTGGCTCCCCCCAGGGTAGGGACACCCCAAGCTGGAGAGCACAGACCCAGATGcggcagggaggaaggaagaggtcTGGGTGCTGCCTCAGGTGCTGTGCTCGGCCAGGGGCTCCTGTGGAGCTGCATCGggtgtccccctcccccctgGCTGCACTGCACCCCATCCCTGTGCCCCGCTCCTTGCCTCTCTCAGCTCATGCTCGTCTCGTGCCCGGCCGGGCTGCACCAAGGGCCAGCTGCGGCACTGACCCCCTGTTCTCTGTCCAGGTGCAGTTCAGCTTCTGGCTGCTGCGTTACATCTGCACGTTCATGCTCTTCATCGTGGGCATGAaggccccggggctgccccgcaAGCCCTACATGCTGCTGGTCAACGAGGAGGAGCGGGACGTGGAGAACAGCCAGGCAAGTCCAAGGCTGGAGCAGTTTGGGGACGCGgctggggaggagctggggacaAAATGGAAGAAGTGCAGCTGCCCTGGGATCAGCATCTTCAGGAGACTGGGAGGAGTGAGGTTTAGGGCTGCCCAAGTTCCCTGCCCActgtcagctctgctgggaggaTGGAGTGGGGACTCTGGGAGGATGGGGTTGGTTTTCTTGGTGGGGTGTTCCCCAGGGCCGTTGCCAGCTGGATTGGGGTACCAGGGCAGTGACCCCTCGCTCTGGTCTCTCCCAGCCACTCCTGCCCAACGCCGACAGGACCACCTCCACCTGGAAGGATTTCCGGAGGAAGCTGCGGCTGCTGGTGCCGTACATGTGGCCGAGGGGCAACCACctgctgcaggggctggtgCTGTTCTGCATGGCACTCATGGGGCTGGAGCGGGCCATCAATGTCTTCGTCCCCATCTACTACAAGAACATCGGTGAGCCACCTGGAGCTCAGTGTGTGAGGCTGCCCATGGCCCATGGAGAGTGTCTCGGGTGACCAGGGAAGGTGCAGGGACGTGGCAGGAGCAGGGTCCTGGGGACAGGGGCCAGCACTGGGTGCTGGGCTGATTCCCATGGGCACCCTGCGATGCTCCCTGCCCCTCCGCCCTGACCCGTGACACCCTCTCTCCCCAGTGAATGAGCTGACGGAGGGTGTTCCCTGGCGCACCCTGGCCTGGACTGTTTGCATCTATGTGGGGCTGAAGTTCCTGCAGGGTGGAGGTGCTGGTAAGGACCACCAGGAGGGACGAGATGCTGGGGAGAGACAGCGTGGAGCACATTGTGCCGGGGCTGGGGTGGCCAGGGAGGTGGTGATGCCCTTATCTCCCATCACTGCTGGTCTCTCTTGGAAGCAGCAAGCAGGGCTGGGTCCTGGTTTGGGGACAGCAGGAGGACCCCATCCCAAATCCCTCTTTCCCAGCTGGGCTTTCTGAGCTGGCTGCATGCCCCAGTGGCACCAGTCCCTGCTTACCATCCCGTGGCACCCTGCAGGCTCCACTGGCTTCGTGAGCAACCTGCGCACCTTCCTGTGGGTGTGGGTGCAGCAGTTCACCAACCGGCAGGTGCAGGTGCAGCTCTTTGCCCACCTGCACGGGCTGTCCCTGCGCTGGCACCTGGGGCGTCGCACCGGCGAGGTCCTGCGCAGCGTGGACCGGGGCACCAGCAGCATCAACAGCCTGCTGAGGTCAGAGCATGCCCGTGGTGGGTGGGGGGCGGCCAGGCAGCCCCACTGGGCTGGGCTGATGCTTCATCCCCCTTCCTGCCCCCCAGCTACATCGTCTTCAGCATCGTCCCCACCATCACGGACATCATCATTGGCATCGTTTACTTCACCTCGGTTTTCAGCGCCTGGTTCGgcctcatcatctttgtgtgTATGACCCTCTACCTGAGTGAGTGGGGGGGGTcagggagccgggggggggccATGCTGGGCTGCGGGGCAGTGGGCACCTGCCAACGcagccccctcctgcctgcagctctgacCATCTTCATCACTGAGTGGAGGACCAAGTACCGACGGGACATGAACACGCGGGACAACGAGGCCAAGTCCCGGGCCGTGGACTCGCTCCTCAACTTTGAGACGGTACCGTAGAGGGTGGGGGGGTGCTGAGTACTGCCTGGTGCTGAGGGAGCCAGTCTGGGCACTGACCCCAGCTCTGTGTCCTACAGGTGAAGTACTACAATGCGGAGAGCTACGAGGTGAACCGCTTTAATGATGCCATCGTCAAGTACCAGGTACAGGGAGCTCAACACCAGCGGGGGGGTTGGAGGAAAAGGAGCTGAGCCTCGCAAGCACCTGCGGGGAGGATGGAGCTCGACGTGAGTCTGGTTtggaggcagcagcatcccagagGACCTTGCCTCTTCCAGGTCTCGGAGTGGAAGGTGAGTGCCTCGCTGGGCCTCCTCAACCAGACCCAGAACCTGGTCATCGGCCTGGGGCTCCTGGCAGGGTCCCTGCTCTGCGCCTACTTTGTCACCGAAAACAAGCTGCAGGTAAGGCTGGTGCCAGCCTGGGCAGCCCATGCCCGAGGTGGGGCCCTGGGGCTGGCGGTGATGGGCACCTCTCCCCTGTCCCTTCCAGGTGGGGGACTTTGTCCTCTTTGGCACCTACATCATCCAGCTCTATACGCCACTCAACTGGTTTGGGACTTACTACAGGTAATGCTGGGGTGCCTGGGGTCCCCCTCCCCATGAACACCTGGGTTGGGATGTGctcccccaaatccttctctctGGTCCTCGCCCCCTTCCAGGATGATCCAGAACTCCTTCATAGACATGGAGAACATGTTCGAGCTCTTCcatgaggagcaggaggtgggtgCCACCTTCCCAGACCCTGCTCCCTGGTGTGGCCCCATGGTCCtgccctggggacaggctggcTCTGAGGCTGCATCTCACCATACGGCAGGTGAAGGATGCAGTGAACGCCAGGGACCTGCACTTGGATGCCGGGCGGATCGAGTTTGAGAATGTGCACTTCAGCTACGTGGATGGGTACAGGGCAGTGGGCACGGGGTGGTGGGATGGGACGAATCGAGCGATGGGGCTTGGCACAGGGACAAGGTGGCCCTGAGCCCCTCTCCATCTCCCTCTCCAGGAAGGAAATCCTGCAGGACGTCTCCTTCTCCGTGATGCCCGGACAGACCTTGGCCCTGGTGAGAGTGAGACCTCGGGTGTGGGTTCACTgctgggggtgggctggggcaAGAGGGGCTGGGAAGtatgggggtggggaggagagacCCCCAACAGGGCAGCCCTTCCCCGCCCAGCCCCTGGCCTCCATCAGCTGGGACGGGGTCACTGGTGTCTCCAAGTCCTTTTACCTTTGTGTGCAGGTGGGACCTTCGGGCTCAGGGAAGAGCACCATCATACGCCTGCTCTTCCGCTTCTACGACGTGCGGGGTGGCTGCATCCGCATTGATGGGCAGGACATCTCCCAGGTGAGGGTGGGAGGCCTTTGGGGactgggggggacacacaggcTCCTCTGAGCCTCACAGCATCACTTGCGGTGGGCACTGGTATCTCCGTAGGGCAGGGGTGAATGCAGAGCACCCACAGTCCATGCCAGGAGTGGGGTGAAGGGGTCAACTGGGGGAGCCCTGGGCTGAAATGCTGGAGGCTGCCCGGGGCTCCCTGGGAAGAGCCAGGACACTGGCAGGGTCCCCCCACCGCAGGGTGGAGACGCAGAGGGGACCCTGGAGCAGACACCCGGCGAGGAGCGGGGTGTGGGGCTCATGGTTGAGGGGTGGGATTggatttggggtggggggatctttgcggagggggggggggtctggctGAGCCTTCCCCCGCCGCCTCCTCAGGTGAAGCAGGCGTCACTGCGCAGTCATATCGGGGTGGTGCCCCAGGACACAGTGCTCTTCAATGACACCATCGCCAACAACATCCGCTATGGACGGATCCTGGCCACTGACCAGGAGGTGCAGGAAGCAGCCCGGGCTGCTGACATCCACGACCGCATCCTTTCCTTCCCTGATGGTGAGACCCCCCCGCAGTCCCCTCCTTGCCTTCCCTGCCCATCCCAGGGTCCCCCATGACCTTGTAGCTGCCCTCATGGGTGTCCTTAGGTGACATCCCCCATGGGGACATCCATGCGACCCTGTGCCTGGCTTTGCCTCTCCCTGCCATCTCTCCAGGGCTAAATCGGCCcctgggcagggatgggctgaggCTGTGCCGGGCAGCCATGTGGTCCCGGCAGGACCCCCCCGTGCAGCAGAGCCCAGGTTCCCATCCCCATCTTGTAGGGCACCAGCACAGCACGTTTCTGCCCTTGTGCCTGCAGGATACAACACCCAGGTGGGGGAACGGGGGCTGAAGCTGAGCGGGGGGGAGAAGCAGCGCGTTGCCATCGCACGCACCATCCTGAAGGGTCCCCGCATCATCCTGCTGGATGAGGTAAtggcagcagcccccagcccagccttgccccgctctgcagcagctcctgcctcagcAGCTGCCTTGTGCTGCCTGCATCCCTTGCCCAcaccctgcctctcctccaggCCACGTCCGCACTTGacacagagacagagaggaaCATCCAGGCCTCCCTGGCCAAGGTCTGCGCCCACCGCACCACCATCGTTGTTGCACATAGGTAGGGATGGGGAAAAGGGCTGACCCgagaggtgctgagctctttgAGCTGGCCAGCCCCCGCAGAGGGACTTTGCAGACCTGTCATCCTGCCCGGGAGGTGACAGCCCTGCAACTGCAGCTCCTTGCACTGTATAACCCGTCCCGGGCCCTCTCCCATCTGAGCCAGGATAACAccctgcctttccctgcagGCTCTCCACCGTGGTGGGTGCAGACCAGATCCTGGTGCTCAAGGACGGGCGCATCGCAGAGCGAGGGAGGTGAGCACAGGGGGACAGCTTGGGGCTGTCTGCCTGCAGGGTCACCCCCTCCCTGGCTCTGGGGGCAGCTCAGGACCCTGCCTCCCCACCCTCTCCCCGCAGGCAcgaggagctgctgcagaagggcGGCATATATGCTGGCatgtggctgcagcagcaggccGGGGACGAAGGTGAGAGCAAGGAACGCAGCACTGAGAAGCCCCCGGGCAGCAAGAAGGGTCCGTGAGCACGGCTGGGGGCTCTGCGGTGACACTGACCCAGGGCCCAGGCCCCCGTGCTGCCAGGGAGCCCTTTGCTGGCTGCGGGCCGGGGCCCTGTGtgccctgggagctgcaggggctggGTTGGACACTCCACTACGTTTGTacctgtttgttttgctgttgtgtaGTTTCTTAAACCAGGTCCTTCCCAGCTTGGCGTCTGTGTGCTCTGGGCAGGGTATGTGCCTGCAGGACTCCCCCAAGGGGGGCAatgctcgggggggggggggggggggcaggcagggttACTCCTGTGCCCTTGTGTGGGCCAGCCACAGGGTTGAGTTCCTTGGGCTCAGGCGAGCAAGGGGCAGAGCAGGCTGCCAGTGCCTGCACAAAGGGCTGAGcatggcagggggctgcactccagctgcaaaggaagaagcagTGCAGCTGGTGCACGCTTCACCACCATGTGCCCCCCGCCTTGCACCCCCATCTGCAGAGATGCACTGCTCTGGGCTGGACACCAAGCAACCGGTCCCACAAAGTGCCTCTGCACCTTGTgctatgcttttattttctcccaagCAGCACTTTGATAAATCTCAGCATTCCTTCAACCCAGCCTGAACCCACCTCCCCACCCAGGGATGCACTGCCAGCAGATAAACCCCCCCCCGTCAGCCGTACGCTGCTCGGCGCAGTACAGCCCAGCCCTGTGCAGAACCAGGCACAGCCCTGCAAGCAGGAGCGGTTCCAGCAGGGAAGCACAAAAGAGCGGGTGAGAAAGCAGCACCGCTCTGCAcagctgcagccccctgccccggcAAGAGGCCAGCAGGACAAATCCCCCCCACCCAGGGGTCAGCTCCTGCCTCCAAACACCAGCAAGGAAGGGCTGGCTTCAGGCTCAGGGCTGCGTTTGCAAGAAGGggttctgtgctgctgctctccaggagGGGATCCCCTGCAGCAtggctggaaggagggaggcgTACCTGCCCCAGCAGCATTAAAAGAGGGCCCTGTGATAGTTCAGGGTAGCCgaggagcagccagcagcagaaaggcagctgcAGTCCTCCCGCGTGAGCGACACCGGCACAGTCAAGTCACTGCTGAGGTTACTTTCCAGTTAATGGCCCTTGTTAAATTAAACCAGAAAGGAAACACAGCTCCATTCAGTCTCAGAGACGTCCTGGGCCCCAGCTGAGTCGGGTAAGGCCCAACATACTCATGTGCATGCAAACAGCAGGGGAGGCACCGAGggcgtggggagggggctgccttCACGCTGCTGGGAGGCCGTACATTCAGCCATGCCATGCCCAAATGAGAGACTGTCCCAGCCACAGTCCACTTTGAGGGGCTGGCACGGCCCTCCCTGGAGCATGAAATCCAGCTCCCCGCTACTGCAGCGGGCAGCTGTATCCCAGCTGTACGTCCAAGCGTGTGGAGATGTCCCCGCACGGCACTTCCCTCCAGGCCGGCTCTGCCCTCATCCCACAGTCCCAGCAGTGTTGGGACACGGCTGTGGCTAAGTGCGTGCCGCgggctgctgcttgctttggTCAGCGTGTACTCAGCCTCATTCCACACTGTCTTCACCTCTCTGGGAGCATCAGCAATTTGCTGCACCAATTTTATACATGTACAAGGGCAGAGGTGTCAGTGCATGTTCGGTGGCCTGCCTACAGCCCCCAGGGAGATGACTTGTTCCTGGTGAGGGGCTCATGTTGTCAGTGTCCAGGCCAGAACCCCAGGGCATCCACAcgggaggccagggctgctcctcGGGTCACAAGCAGGATCCCACATCCACTGGCACACCCTGCCTCACCTGCCTACGACATGCTGCAGTTCGATGGCTTCGAACCGTGTGCCTGGAACGGGAAGAAGGGCACAGTGAGCAAGGGAAGACGAGCTTCTTCCTCTGTCCTACAAGGGGGCACATCCAGTGCTCAAGTACCCAGGGCTGTGTGCTCAGCAGCGGGGCTGCCACTGCCCCAGGCTGGGGTGTCCTCCTGGTGAGAAAAGTGGCCCTAGACAGAGCCCGGAGGAAGCAGAACCCAGGGAAGACCCCACCATGACAGAGTCAGGCTGGGATCGACCCCACCATGGCGCAGAGCCTACGGCCAGCCTCACTCACCTGCCGCTGCGACTGCTGGTACTCTGCTTCGCTCGCTGACAGCGCCTGGGCCAGTGCTagatcctcctcctcctgcgtgctgctggggacagcGGAGCATTCTGTGCCTGGGCCTCCCCCAGGCTCACCAGCCCAGCGCCCAGACCTTTGGGGTGGCGGGATCTCCTGTCACTGCAACCCTCCAGGACAGCTAAGGACAGGGAGCAACTGAGGATCACCCTGAAGaagccaggggctggggagggaccaGAGGATCCAGCTGGGGCTGGTAGCCAGCACCCCGGGCCAAGGAGAACCACATTAATTCCAGCCTGTAAGACGGTGCTTTTAGCAGCAGCAGGCAACGTGCCCGAGAACATGGGCTCCCAGGTGTCCTCTGTGAACACGCCTACT is a genomic window of Balearica regulorum gibbericeps isolate bBalReg1 chromosome 6, bBalReg1.pri, whole genome shotgun sequence containing:
- the ABCB6 gene encoding ATP-binding cassette sub-family B member 6, whose product is MVVLGGYCEGNSSIAQAWVQQGFQPCFFFTLVPAVLLSICLLLGALQYACYVRFGRAMEPKYIPRSRLYRGQILLSLLLALQPFGGLLWQVGGLGRLYGYMLLHACLWALSWGCAIALLQLEHTQVLAHDRTRGHGTVLLLFWALAFAAENLTLVCWRSPLWWWALEDTNQKVQFSFWLLRYICTFMLFIVGMKAPGLPRKPYMLLVNEEERDVENSQPLLPNADRTTSTWKDFRRKLRLLVPYMWPRGNHLLQGLVLFCMALMGLERAINVFVPIYYKNIVNELTEGVPWRTLAWTVCIYVGLKFLQGGGAGSTGFVSNLRTFLWVWVQQFTNRQVQVQLFAHLHGLSLRWHLGRRTGEVLRSVDRGTSSINSLLSYIVFSIVPTITDIIIGIVYFTSVFSAWFGLIIFVCMTLYLTLTIFITEWRTKYRRDMNTRDNEAKSRAVDSLLNFETVKYYNAESYEVNRFNDAIVKYQVSEWKVSASLGLLNQTQNLVIGLGLLAGSLLCAYFVTENKLQVGDFVLFGTYIIQLYTPLNWFGTYYRMIQNSFIDMENMFELFHEEQEVKDAVNARDLHLDAGRIEFENVHFSYVDGKEILQDVSFSVMPGQTLALVGPSGSGKSTIIRLLFRFYDVRGGCIRIDGQDISQVKQASLRSHIGVVPQDTVLFNDTIANNIRYGRILATDQEVQEAARAADIHDRILSFPDGYNTQVGERGLKLSGGEKQRVAIARTILKGPRIILLDEATSALDTETERNIQASLAKVCAHRTTIVVAHRLSTVVGADQILVLKDGRIAERGRHEELLQKGGIYAGMWLQQQAGDEGESKERSTEKPPGSKKGP